One Papaver somniferum cultivar HN1 chromosome 10, ASM357369v1, whole genome shotgun sequence genomic window carries:
- the LOC113316663 gene encoding uncharacterized protein LOC113316663: MAEKSNTDSKFLVPAEEKCIIGRSMWQITLKSKEDLQECIEMKVRGGNQTRFWNDWWFYKTSFKSKFPRLFKISLQKHYFVAEVIRNGWTLSFSRVLNPAERIDLLELKDDLNSVYLREGEEDFLVEDFSSIKLFEMLNREDVEWEFTELLEIKHIPPKVSFLFWAGFHNSIHTRVMLEHRGVHIASNMCLFCNGEPETQIHLFMHCPGITDIWNYFINSCKVTWVMAQSLTSLLQIWNTFRFNGVKKDLQKLIPFAVVWVIWLERNDGMHGRRHKSDEEIKMSIKQTLHLWTVKLRSFGSYYVNQVLTQWETVISV, encoded by the coding sequence ATGGCTGAAAAGAGTAATACGGATTCAAAATTTCTAGTACCAGCAGAGGAGAAGTGCATTATTGGAAGGAGCATGTGGCAGATAACTTTAAAAAGCAAAGAAGATTTGCAGGAGTGTATAGAGATGAAAGTTAGAGGTGGGAATCAGACACGATTTTGGAATGATTGGTGGTTTTATAAAACCAGTTTTAAGAGTAAGTTTCCAAGGTTATTTAAGATAAGCTTGCAGAAGCATTATTTTGTTGCAGAAGTAATTAGAAATGGTTGGACTTTATCTTTTAGCAGGGTTCTTAATCCGGCAGAGAGAATTGATTTGTTAGAACTAAAAGATGATTTAAATTCAGTATATCTACGAGAAGGTGAAGAGGATTTCTTGGTAGAGGATTTCTCTTCAATAAAGCTCTTTGAGATGTTGAATAGAGAAGATGTTGAATGGGAGTTTACAGAATTGTTGGAGATTAAGCACATTCCACCGAAGGTCTCGTTCTTGTTTTGGgcaggttttcataattccattcatacaAGAGTAATGCTAGAACATAGGGGAGTACATATTGCCAGCAACATGTGTTTGTTCTGTAACGGGGAGCCAGAAACTCAAATCCACCTTTTTATGCATTGTCCAGGCATCACAGACATTTGGAATTATTTTATTAATTCGTGTAAGGTGACTTGGGTGATGGCGCAATCGCTTACTTCTCTGCTGCAAATCTGGAACACTTTCAGGTTTAATGGAGTAAAGAAGGATCTGCAGAAACTTATTCCTTTTGCAGTTGTTTGGGTGATTTGGCTAGAGAGAAACGATGGAATGCATGGGAGAAGACATAAGTCAGATGAGGAGATTAAGATGAGTATTAAGCAGACTCTGCATTTGTGGACTGTTAAGCTAAGATCTTTTGGTTCATATTATGTGAATCAAGTATTAACTCAATGGGAGACAGTTATATCGGTGTAg